Genomic segment of Candidatus Methanomethylicota archaeon:
GGAGAGGAGGTTAGAATAGAACTCATGGATTGTGAATCATCAGAAATAGTGATGGTCTCAGCGGAAGATGCAAAAACATTCACATTACTACCCGCAAGACTATACGTGAAGATCAAGGATAGCGAGGAAGCAATATCACTATCAAAACGCATAGCACTATCAGGAGACTATATAGTTAAAACCGTAACCTCTGGAAGAGTTTACACCATGCAATACAAGAGCTACATGGATATAAGGGGGTTTGAAGCCATGTTAACCCTAGCAATATCAATATCAAATGTGGGTATAGTTATGCTTGCATCAGTTTATGAGAGGAGGAATGAAGTCACCATACTCTCAGCCATAGGCTTAAATCCAAGCCACATAACAGCAATATTCGCCTTTGAAGCGGCAATAATGGGGTTGATTGCAGGTGGATTGGGATACATGATTGGATTATCATTCTACAAGCTCTCACAAACATTAAACCTAACAATAGAAGTATACCCAAAAATTTCATCAAACTGGGCTATAGCCACAATAATAGTGGCTGGGGCAACTGCAGTCATAGGAGCCATACCAGCATTAAAATCCTCCATAATAGTTACACCATCAAAATTAATGAGGTGGAAGGCTGACTACAAACCTGAAGGCATTGAGAAACCATGGGAATTCATGATACCAGTAAGGGTAATGGAAACTGAAGTGGAATCAATGATCGAATACACCATGAGAAAACTCAAAGAGACAACTGGAGTTGAGAGGCTTAGGAGGGAAGAGGGGTGGAATATAAAGTTCAGTTATAGGATTGGTCAGGGAACCATAGGGTCCTCTGGATCAATAAACCACATAAAGATATATGTGGAGGGAGGGGAAGTTAAAATCAAACTAATGGTTCAACCATATGGAGAAAACTTGGAGAAACATGCATATGAAGTAGCTAAGTTAATTAGGGAGATAATGATAAGGTGGAGGAGTGGAATCTAAATGGGGGCTAAGGATAGAAGGGGGATAAGTAAGAGGGATATAATTGGATACATAGCGCTAATAGCATTGGCAATCATAATCTCGAGAGGGATATATTACGCTGCAGGATTCATTCTAAACGTTCCCACACCATTCCTCGTAGTGGCTTCTGGAAGCATGGAACCAACATTAAAAGTTGGAGATATAATAATCATTAGGGGGGTGAATCCAGAAGACTTGAAGGTTGGGGACATAATAGTATTCAACCCGCCACAACCATACTATAATGGAGTCCCATGGGTTCATAGGATAATAAGCATACAGAAGGTTGGCAATGAAATATACTTTAAAACGAGGGGGGATGCCAATGCATATCCAGACCCATTCACATTAACCAAGAGCAATATAGTTGGCGTAATGATAGGTAGAATACCATACCTAGGCCTCATATCACTAAACCTATGGCAATGGCTTATACCAGCAATGGTGATAATTGCAATAATAATTGTATTGAAGATTATTTCAGAGAGTGGAAGGAAATAGGTGAATTAATAAAATATATAAATTGCTCCACTAGATATATCATGGTGCAAATTTGAGATGAGTAGCAAACCCATCGTTAGAATAGAGAACGTAGTTGCATCAGTCATATTAAACCAATACATAGACTTGGAAGCAATAACGAAGAATATTCCATCAGTGGACTACAATCCAGAACAATTCCCAGGACTAGTTTTCAGATTGGATAAACCTAAAACTGCAACCCTCATATTCAGTTCCGGGAAGATGGTATGCACAGGGGCTAAATCGGAGAAGGATGTTAAGAAGGCTATAAAGAAGATAATAGCAACACTTAAAGCTAAGGGGATAAACATTGTTGGAAAACCAAAGATAACAATACAGAACATAGTTGCATCAGCCAATATAAAGATGAACATAAACCTAGAGAAGGCAGCATTAACCCTTGAAAACGTAATGTATGAGCCGGAGCAATTCCCAGGCCTAATATACAGGTTGAATGAACCTAAAGTTGTGCTACTACTATTCAGTTCCGGGAAGATGGTATGCACTGGAGCAAAGAAGGAGGAGCAAGTCTACGAAGCAGTGAAGAAGGTTACAGAAAAACTCATCGAATTGAAGTTAACCTACTAGCCAACCCCCCTAACATAACTCAATATTTTATTGTACAATTCACCGCTAATTAAGCCGTGATCGAGGAGGATTCTAGCAGCATCTGAAATCTTGATGAGGCTATGGAGCTTAATCCCCATCTTCATCAATTTGGCTTCAGCCCCCTGCTCCCTATCCACCAAAACCACAGCATCCTCAACCCTACCACCCATGGATATTATGGATTGAGCTGTAAGCATAAGGCTCTCACCAGTTGTGGCAACATCATCTATCATTACAACCCTATCATTGACATTCAAAACCCCCTCAACAATCCTACCCCTACCATGCCCCCTCTCAACCTCCTTCCTCACATATATCAATGGCTTCCTAAACCTATATGCAAGCATAGTTGCAAAGGGGATGCCTGCTGTGGGGACCCCTGCAATCCTATCAAAGGATCCAACCTCATTGGCTAAAATTTCATAATATGCATCACAAACCCTTATGAAATCATCTGGATATGATGGGATAACCCTCAAATCAATGTAGTATGGACTCTTCAAACCGGAAGTTAATGTGAATTCGCCGAAAAGTATTGCATTAAGCTTAAAAAGCCTCTTAACAATATCCTCAGCCAACCCCCTCTTCAAAGAAGC
This window contains:
- a CDS encoding TATA-box-binding protein codes for the protein MSSKPIVRIENVVASVILNQYIDLEAITKNIPSVDYNPEQFPGLVFRLDKPKTATLIFSSGKMVCTGAKSEKDVKKAIKKIIATLKAKGINIVGKPKITIQNIVASANIKMNINLEKAALTLENVMYEPEQFPGLIYRLNEPKVVLLLFSSGKMVCTGAKKEEQVYEAVKKVTEKLIELKLTY
- the pyrE gene encoding orotate phosphoribosyltransferase, with translation MRVLLDWASLKRGLAEDIVKRLFKLNAILFGEFTLTSGLKSPYYIDLRVIPSYPDDFIRVCDAYYEILANEVGSFDRIAGVPTAGIPFATMLAYRFRKPLIYVRKEVERGHGRGRIVEGVLNVNDRVVMIDDVATTGESLMLTAQSIISMGGRVEDAVVLVDREQGAEAKLMKMGIKLHSLIKISDAARILLDHGLISGELYNKILSYVRGVG
- a CDS encoding signal peptidase I, with translation MGAKDRRGISKRDIIGYIALIALAIIISRGIYYAAGFILNVPTPFLVVASGSMEPTLKVGDIIIIRGVNPEDLKVGDIIVFNPPQPYYNGVPWVHRIISIQKVGNEIYFKTRGDANAYPDPFTLTKSNIVGVMIGRIPYLGLISLNLWQWLIPAMVIIAIIIVLKIISESGRK